The Microbacterium phyllosphaerae region CGCGAGCTCGGCCTCACCGATGATCCGCCCCAGGCCGGCGGTGCGCAGCGCGACGGGTGGGAAGCGCGACGGGCGATCCTCCGACTGGCGGAGGAAGCCGGTCCCGACGAGAACCTCCGCACCTTCAGCGATGCGCTCATGGCCCGGGCCAAGGACCAGCACGAGCCGACGATGCGAACCGTCACGCTGTCGACGCTGCACGCGGCGAAAGGCCTCGAGTGGCCGCACGTGTACCTCGCCGGATGGGCGGAGGGGGCACTGCCGATCTCGTATGCCACCGGCTTCGAGGCGATCGACGAGGAACGTCGGCTCGCATACGTCGGCGTCACGCGCGCCGCGCGTACGCTTTCTCTGTCGTGGTCGCGCTCAGCGGGACGAGGGGAGCGGGCGCCGTCCCGGTTCCTGGCAGAGATAGGAACGACTGCGCGCGGCACCGGCATTCTGCGTGAAACGTCAGTGAACGCCACACGCGCCGGCCATCGCCGCTGACCTCGACAGAGGACCCGAGCGAGGCCGTCGTCATGAGCAGGCGCGCCACGAGAGTCGCCGCTTCGGCGATCCGAGCGATGCTGATCGGCCCCGACCTGCGTCCGATGAGCTGCGCGTGCATCCTCGGCCAGGCGGAGTCACGGTCGCGCTCGTGCTCGTCACGACAGGTCAGACACGGCGTGTCGCCGGGCACGATCAGAGGCCCGATCGTCGTCCGGCCGCTCTCCAGCGAGACCGGCAGATGGGCGGTGTCCTCGCGCAGGTAGCGCGCGAACTGCAGTGCCGCGGCGGCCCCCTCGACGAGGACGACACCGATGTCGCCGGGGTTCTCTCTCGCGCCGGCGGCGATGCCCTCCTCGGCGAGGGCCTCGCGCATCCGGTACTCGCAGCGTCCGTCGAGCACGTCGATGCTCTCGACCCACGCCGCGCGCGCCGCCTCGGCATCATCGACAAGCAGGGGCTCGAGGCGGGCGAGGAGCGACCGCGCGTCGGCGCGAGGCGCACCCGCGGAGTGGGCGATCACATCGAATGCCGAGCGCCGGAAACCTGCCGCCATCCGGGCGACCAACCGCTCCACCCATGGCTCCGCAGCGGGGATGCGCAGGGTGCCCTCGATGCCGATCTGCAGGGTCTCTCCGTCGCGCCAGAGCAGCGGCACGGACGGGTCCAGGCGGGTGGTGGTCTGGGGAGTCAGAGGCGACATCCCTCGATTCTGCGGACTCCGCAGCTCCGGATGGAGCCGTCCGCCGCATCCGTGGAGAAGTCGTCGTGCGATCTGCTCGTCGAGGTCGAGTCCTCGGCGAGCGGAACGCCGCCCATCACACCGGGCGGTCGCCTCCGGTGCCGTCGTCGTCCCCGGCGTCGTCGCTCGTCGAGGCATCACCGGTCGGACTCGGCTGCTCTCCCGAGAAGTCGTCGCCGTCCAGAAGTCGTGCGAGGGCCTCGTCGAACTCGTCGGCGACGGGCTGCTCGCCACGGGCCGTCGCCTGCAGCCTTGCGACGAGCTTGGAAGGGTCGTCGATGTCGTCCGAGGTCGGCATGAGGTCGGGGTAGTCCCAGAGGGCGTCGCGTCCGGCGATCCCCACGCCATCCGTGACCGCCTGCCACATGGCCGAGGCCTCGCGCAGTCGACGCGGCCGCAGCTTCAGGCCGACGAGCGCGCCGAGGGCGTCTTCGGCCGGTCCGCCCACCGCGCGGCGTCGGCGCGCGGCCTCGGCGATCCTCGCGCCGTCGGGAAGTCGAGAAGTCGCCTGCGCGGTGACGACGTCGACCCAGCCGTCGATCGTCGCGACGAGGTTCTCGAGTCTCGCCAGGGACTCGCGCTGAGCCTCGGTCTGGGTGGGAAGCAGTGCTCCACCCTCGATCGCTGCGCGGAGTTCCTCGGGGTTCGACGGGTCGAGGCGGCTCGCGACGTCTTCGAGGGCGTCGACGTCCACCGTGACGCCGCGGGCGAAGTCCGTGATCTGCGCCATCACGTGCAGGTGCAGCCACTTGGCGTGGCGGTACAGGCGCGCGTACGCGAGTTCGCGAGTCGCCAGATAGAGCGTGATCTGGTCTTCCGGGATCTCGAGTCCGTCGCCGAACGCCGTCAGGTTCTGCGGGATGACGGCAGCGGTTCCCGCCGGCAGCACGGGGATGCCGACGTCGCCTCCCGACACGACCTCGAGCGAGAGGTTGCCGAGCACCTGTCCGAACTGGGCGGCGAACACCGATCCGCCGAGCCCGCGCATGAGCTTGCCGGCTCCCTGCACCACCTCGCGCATGTCTTCCGGCACCTGCGTGTCGAGGGCACTGGTGAGAGCGTCGGCGATGCTCGTCGAGACGGGGCCGGCGATCTCCTTCCACACCGGGAGGGTCGCTTCGACCCACTCGCCTCGGGTCATCGCCTTGGGCGCCTCGGCGAGTTCGGAGATCGTCGTGGCCTCGCCGAGCCAGAGGTCGGCGAGCGCGAACGAGTCGACGAGCGAACCCCGGGAGCCGTCGGTGATGCCGAGCCCGTCGCGGTTCGCGATGTGCAGGGCCTGACGCAGCGCGTTCTCCCATGCATCGCCGCCGAAGGCGCCCTGGAGCTGCGACATGATCGTCTGCATCATCGCCGGGTCGATCTGGATCCCGTCCATCCCCGCGAAGGCGTTCTGCAGCGCCTCGGGGTCGATGTCTCCGCCGCCCTGGCCGGACATCATTCGTCGGAGGAACTCCTGGAAGTCCTCGGGGGTCGGTTCGTTGTCTGACATGTCGCTCGCCTCTCAGCACGCCTAAAGCCGTGGCATCTACGCTAGTCACAGGATCGGCCGCGAGACCCCGACGAGGGCAGATCGCTGTACGCCGCCCGCGAACGACGGAGGAACACTGTGGATCGAACACGGTCTGTGAAGCTCGGACTCGGTGTCTGGGCGCCGATCGTCGCGTTGATCGCGCTCGTCGTGCTGACCTTCCTGCCCACCCCGTACGTGATCCAGCGGCCGGGCCCCGTGTACGACACCCTCGGCACCGCCGCGGGTGCCGACGGCGAACAGATCCCGCTCATCCATGTCGAGGGCGCCGAGACGTTCGAGACCGCCGGCACGCTCGACCTCACGACCGTCCAGGTGGTCGGCAACCGCGAGCGCACGCCGAGTTGGTTCGAGCTGGCTCTCGCGTGGATGGACCCCTCTCGCGCCGTCGTCCCCCTCGACTCCGTGTTCCCCGAAGGCGTCACCACAGAGCAGCGCGACGAGCGCAATGCGACGATGATGGTCGACTCGCAGCACGAGGCGACGGCAGCGGCACTGAACGAACTCGGCTACGACACCGGCGCCGAGGTCGCGGTGGTCGACGTGGTCGAGGATGCGCCCGCGACGGGCGTCCTCCAGGCCGACGACGTCATCACCGCGATCGACGGCACGGCGGTGACCTCGGCGAAGCAGTTGCGACAGGCCATCCAGGATGCCGGGGGAGACCCCGTCGAGCTCACGGTGGATCGTGGAGGCGACGAGAAGGTCGTCGAGGTGACGCCCGAGAAGCAGGTCGACGGCGACGTGACCACCTGGCTGATCGGTGTCACCCTGCGCACGGACTACGACTTCGAGGTCGACGTCACACTCCAGCTCGACAACGTCGGCGGTCCGAGCGCGGGGATGATGTTCGCACTGGGCATCATCGACACGCTGACCGAGGGCGAGCTCAACGGCGGCGAGAACGTGGCGGGTACCGGGACGATCGAGGCCGACGGCACGGTCGGGCCCATCGGCGGCATCCGCCAGAAGCTCTACGGCGCGCGGGATGCGGGGGCGGACTGGTTCCTCGCACCCAGCTCGAACTGCGACGAGGTCACCGGTCACGTGCCCGACGGGCTGACCGTGATCAGCACCTCGACTCTCGAAGAATCCCTCGACGCGCTCGAAGTGATCGCGAACGGCGGCGACGTCGACTCGCTCCCGACATGCGACGTCGTGACCTCCCCGTGATCGGTATGACAGCCGCAGCACAGTAAGGCGTGCCTAGGATGGGACGGTGACCTCGACTTCTGCACCGAACCCGGCCACTCCCCGAACCTCGCGACGAATCTTCGGCATCTCATTGGCGATCATCGCCGCATTGATCGCCGCATTCTTCGTCTTCGCGTCGCTGTACACCGAATTCCTCTGGTTCGACCAGGTGGGCTTCGCGGGAGTGCTCACCACCCGATGGTTCGCCACGGCGGTGATGTTCGTCGTCGGGTTCCTCGGCATGGCCGTCCCTCTGTTCGTGGCCATCCAGCTCGCGTACCGTCTGCGGCCCGTCTACGTGCGACTCAGCTCGCAGCTCGACCGGTACCAGGAGGTCATCGAGCCGCTGCGTCGACTCGCGATGTGGGGCATGCCGATCTTCTTCGGCCTGTTCGCAGGCTTCTCGGCGGCGAGCCAGTGGAAGACCGTGTGGCTCTGGGCCAACGGCGTCGCCACTGACGCGACCGACCCGCAGTTCGGCATGGACACGGGCTTCTACATGTTCGCGATGCCGTTCTACTCGATCCTTCTCGCGTTCGTGTCGGCGGTGCTCCTGCTCACCCTCATCGTGACGGCGCTCGTGTCGTACCTCTACGGCTCCGTCCGGATCGGACAGGGCGAGCTGCGCATCTCCAAGCCCGCTCGCATCCAGCTCGCGATCGTCGCGGGCCTCTACCTTCTGGTGCAGGCGGCCAGCCTCTGGCTCGACCGGTACAAGACGCTCGTCGCCCAGGACGACCGGATCGTCGGCCCCGCGTACACGGGCGTCAATGCGACCATCCCCGGGCTTGCGATCCTCACGATCATCGCCGCGATCGTCGCCGTCCTCTTCTTCGTCACGGCCGTCATCGGCCGCTGGCGCTTCCCGCTCGCCGCGACCGCGCTCCTCATCGTGGCGTCGCTCGTCGTCGGCGTCGGCTTCCCCTGGGCTGTCACCACCTTCCAGGTTCGCCCGAACCAGAACGCCTACCAGGCCGAGTTCTACCAGCGGAACATCGACGGAACGAAGGAGGCGTACGGGGTCGCCGACCTCGAGACGACTCCCTTCGAGGCCGAGACCGACGCCGAGGCCGGTCAGCTGCGTGAGGACGCCGAGACGACGGCATCCATCCGCATCGTCGACCCGAACGTGATTAGCCCGGCCGTGCGCCAGCTCGAGCAGTACCGCGGGTACTACCAGTTCCAGGAGAAGCTCGACGTCGACCGCTACGAGATCGACGGCGAGATGCAGGACACCGTGGTCTCGGTCCGAGACCTCGACATGAACGGCGTCGACGTCACGAACTGGAACAACCGCGCCGCGGTCTACACCCACGGCTACGGGCTCGTGGCCGCTGCCGGCAACCAGCGCACGAGCGACGGCGAGCCGGTGTTCCTCGAGCGAGGGATTCCCTCCTCCGGGTTCCTCACCGACCAGGAGAACTTCGAGCCGCGCGTGTACTTCGGTGAGAACTCTCCCGAGTACTCGATCGTCGGTGCACCTGACGGAACCGATCCCGTCGAGATCGACTACCCGCG contains the following coding sequences:
- a CDS encoding UPF0182 family membrane protein; translated protein: MTSTSAPNPATPRTSRRIFGISLAIIAALIAAFFVFASLYTEFLWFDQVGFAGVLTTRWFATAVMFVVGFLGMAVPLFVAIQLAYRLRPVYVRLSSQLDRYQEVIEPLRRLAMWGMPIFFGLFAGFSAASQWKTVWLWANGVATDATDPQFGMDTGFYMFAMPFYSILLAFVSAVLLLTLIVTALVSYLYGSVRIGQGELRISKPARIQLAIVAGLYLLVQAASLWLDRYKTLVAQDDRIVGPAYTGVNATIPGLAILTIIAAIVAVLFFVTAVIGRWRFPLAATALLIVASLVVGVGFPWAVTTFQVRPNQNAYQAEFYQRNIDGTKEAYGVADLETTPFEAETDAEAGQLREDAETTASIRIVDPNVISPAVRQLEQYRGYYQFQEKLDVDRYEIDGEMQDTVVSVRDLDMNGVDVTNWNNRAAVYTHGYGLVAAAGNQRTSDGEPVFLERGIPSSGFLTDQENFEPRVYFGENSPEYSIVGAPDGTDPVEIDYPRGKDGASETKTTFDGDGGPKIGSTFTKLLYALKFQSEQILFSNLVNDDSQILYDRDPKTRVQKVAPYLELDSDPYPSVVDGKIVWIIDGYTTSATYPYSTNVSLSDAIADSNLPSPTLAIDEINYIRNSVKATVDAYDGSVTLYAWDDQDPVLQTWQNIYPSTLKSVSDMSADLMSHVRYPTDLFKVQRDILGTYHIDTAGSFAQQDNRWQTPNDPRSDSVLQPPYYLTMQMPGQDSPRFSMFSTFIPSAQGGSNRDVLMGYLAVDSDAGSKAGVKAEGYGQLRMLEIDTDTTVPGPGQVQNTYNSDTAVVPQLNLLQQGESEVLYGNLLTLPVGGGLLYVQPVYVQSSEGTKLPRLQKVLVAFGDKVAFEDTLTAALDTLFGGDAGATGGDDQVEPTPDPDTGEVPTEPTTPTDAQAEALAAAQQALTDREAALKSGDLTKFAEADKRLTDAVNTLLELESSSGE
- a CDS encoding YlbL family protein, with amino-acid sequence MDRTRSVKLGLGVWAPIVALIALVVLTFLPTPYVIQRPGPVYDTLGTAAGADGEQIPLIHVEGAETFETAGTLDLTTVQVVGNRERTPSWFELALAWMDPSRAVVPLDSVFPEGVTTEQRDERNATMMVDSQHEATAAALNELGYDTGAEVAVVDVVEDAPATGVLQADDVITAIDGTAVTSAKQLRQAIQDAGGDPVELTVDRGGDEKVVEVTPEKQVDGDVTTWLIGVTLRTDYDFEVDVTLQLDNVGGPSAGMMFALGIIDTLTEGELNGGENVAGTGTIEADGTVGPIGGIRQKLYGARDAGADWFLAPSSNCDEVTGHVPDGLTVISTSTLEESLDALEVIANGGDVDSLPTCDVVTSP
- a CDS encoding zinc-dependent metalloprotease, with protein sequence MSDNEPTPEDFQEFLRRMMSGQGGGDIDPEALQNAFAGMDGIQIDPAMMQTIMSQLQGAFGGDAWENALRQALHIANRDGLGITDGSRGSLVDSFALADLWLGEATTISELAEAPKAMTRGEWVEATLPVWKEIAGPVSTSIADALTSALDTQVPEDMREVVQGAGKLMRGLGGSVFAAQFGQVLGNLSLEVVSGGDVGIPVLPAGTAAVIPQNLTAFGDGLEIPEDQITLYLATRELAYARLYRHAKWLHLHVMAQITDFARGVTVDVDALEDVASRLDPSNPEELRAAIEGGALLPTQTEAQRESLARLENLVATIDGWVDVVTAQATSRLPDGARIAEAARRRRAVGGPAEDALGALVGLKLRPRRLREASAMWQAVTDGVGIAGRDALWDYPDLMPTSDDIDDPSKLVARLQATARGEQPVADEFDEALARLLDGDDFSGEQPSPTGDASTSDDAGDDDGTGGDRPV